AAAGATGCTTACAGACCCTTATACATTCATCACAATTTATACAGGTCTTATCATTCCAAACTATTTTTCCATTTACATTCGTCAAACTCTTTGTTGGACAAGAAGGAATACATTCCATACAATTTATACAATGTTTAATAGTTTCAGGATTATGACAATAAAAGCAGTTGAAATTACAACCTTGTAGGAAAATAGACGTCCTGTTTCCAGGTCCGTCTACTACCGACATATCTATTATTTTATTTATAATTCCTTTATTTGACATCTCTAACCTTACGTTCTAATAAATGATATTTTTCAAAAGCCTCTCTTGCATATTGAACAGTATCATAACTAACTGTTTCGCCGTCAATAAACTTTTGCATATCAGATTTCTTTACTAAATATCCTGTTACACGAATCAAATCTCCACTATCTCCATAACAAGAAATATATCTCATATTTAGTTTAAATGCTGCCTTGAAAATATCTAAAACAGCTGATGGATTTCTTTCTGCAGTTTCATCAAATGGAAAGTGATCGCCAATTCCTGAAGGAAAATACTTATGGAATAAAGCTGAATGTTTAATATGGTCATACATAGGAATTTCCTTACCTATTCTAATTCTAACACCTGCACTATCTTCCATATCATCTTGTGCCCCAACTTGTGAATGAAGCATAAATCTATGATTCCAGAAAGTTGAATACTTACTTTCAAATGAATTTACTCTATTTTCTACAAAATCCATTACTTCTATTCCTAAATCGTTGGCATAATCATCTTTTCCATAAACTAAATCTTTACTTTCAAACTCTAAAAGTTTTTGAACACATTCATGAAGTCCTACAACTCCAAAAAGTCCTACAAATCTATCTAATTCTATAAATCCTTCTTTAACTAAAAAATTTTCTTCAAAGAAAGGAGTTTCTTCAACTAAAAATCTGATTTTCCCTTCCATGAAATTACACATTAAATCTATCGCTTCAGGTAAAACTCTATCAAAGAAATCTTGTTTTGAACTTGAACTTCTAGCAAGAGATCCAAGTCTTAATCTACTTAAAGTAAATGCCCCACCTGAAATAGGAAGTCCATTATAGCAACTTGCTATTGCATAATCTCCTTTAAAATCTTTTCTATAGTATTTATCATTTGCAAAAGCAGGATTTGCAGTTAAAAGAGATGCATAAACTGCCTTTTCTCCAAAATCGTCAGGTGTAATGTCTTCATCATAAAGAATTGTCATATTTGGAGTAACATTATTTAAAGTTGGAAGTAATTCTAAAATAATTTCACCTGCAACAGTCTTTTCAGGACCGATATTTGCATGGCAAAAACTGTCATTAATTGTTCTATCTAAAGAAACTAAGAACCATTTAATTAATTTTTTAGCCTCTTCTCTATCTGTAATAAATGGATCTAAAAGCTTATCAATTTTCCCAATATAAACTGGATATCTAGTTATAGAAGGAACATGATGATAAAAAATCAATAAACTGTTAATAGCATCAAGCAAAGTTTCAGCCTTCTCAA
Above is a genomic segment from Parvimonas micra containing:
- a CDS encoding YjjI family glycine radical enzyme, with the protein product MISKIKTLEEARELSMNIIKAKDLTYEQKTSQLAKLAENLNDFPESSVNDRIFEISENGGFCDLWEGHAPYAPRYICPNYQKLLDEGCKFLRLEKAETLLDAINSLLIFYHHVPSITRYPVYIGKIDKLLDPFITDREEAKKLIKWFLVSLDRTINDSFCHANIGPEKTVAGEIILELLPTLNNVTPNMTILYDEDITPDDFGEKAVYASLLTANPAFANDKYYRKDFKGDYAIASCYNGLPISGGAFTLSRLRLGSLARSSSSKQDFFDRVLPEAIDLMCNFMEGKIRFLVEETPFFEENFLVKEGFIELDRFVGLFGVVGLHECVQKLLEFESKDLVYGKDDYANDLGIEVMDFVENRVNSFESKYSTFWNHRFMLHSQVGAQDDMEDSAGVRIRIGKEIPMYDHIKHSALFHKYFPSGIGDHFPFDETAERNPSAVLDIFKAAFKLNMRYISCYGDSGDLIRVTGYLVKKSDMQKFIDGETVSYDTVQYAREAFEKYHLLERKVRDVK